One Anabaena sphaerica FACHB-251 DNA window includes the following coding sequences:
- the trpE gene encoding anthranilate synthase component I → MISPDFHQFTELAQKGNFVPVYQEWVADLDTPVSAWYKVCAGQPYSFLLESVEGGEKLGRYSLLGCDPLWILEARGNQTTQTHRDGSHEVFTGDPFTVLADCLAPYHPVKLPQLPSGIGGLFGFWGYELINWIEPRVPIHPQDERNIPDGLWMQVDQLLIFDQVKRKIWAIAYADLRDNENLEIAYQKACDRIQEMVSKLSLPLSPENTKLPWTSPQNKPKAGIEEYTSNFTRPDFCASVEKAKEYIKAGDIFQVVISQRLSTEYKGDPFALYRSLRQINPSPYMAFFNFQDWQIIGSSPEVMVKAERDEEGGIIATVRPIAGTRPRGKTTKEDEAYATDLLQDPKEVAEHIMLVDLGRNDLGRVCKNGTVKVDELMVIERYSHVMHIVSNVVGKLADDKTAWDLLKASFPAGTVSGAPKIRAMEIINELEPTRRGVYSGVYGYYDFEGQLNTAIAIRTMVLNNNIVTVQAGAGLVADSEPEKEYEETLNKARGLLEAIRCLR, encoded by the coding sequence ATGATTTCTCCCGATTTCCACCAATTTACAGAACTAGCTCAAAAAGGTAATTTTGTCCCTGTATATCAAGAATGGGTAGCTGACCTAGATACCCCTGTTTCTGCTTGGTATAAGGTCTGTGCAGGTCAACCTTATAGCTTTTTGCTGGAATCGGTAGAAGGTGGGGAAAAACTGGGACGTTATAGTTTATTGGGTTGTGACCCGCTGTGGATTTTAGAAGCACGGGGAAATCAAACTACCCAAACACACCGCGATGGTTCCCACGAAGTTTTTACAGGTGATCCTTTTACAGTTTTAGCTGATTGTTTAGCACCTTATCACCCAGTAAAATTACCACAATTACCTTCAGGAATTGGTGGTTTATTTGGGTTTTGGGGTTATGAATTAATTAACTGGATTGAACCTCGTGTACCTATTCATCCCCAAGATGAGCGTAATATCCCTGATGGATTGTGGATGCAGGTAGACCAACTATTGATTTTTGACCAAGTAAAGCGGAAAATTTGGGCGATCGCCTACGCTGATTTACGAGATAATGAAAACTTAGAAATTGCATATCAAAAAGCGTGCGATCGCATTCAGGAAATGGTAAGTAAATTATCCTTACCTTTATCACCAGAAAATACTAAATTACCTTGGACATCTCCCCAAAATAAACCCAAAGCTGGAATAGAAGAATATACTAGCAACTTTACCCGTCCCGATTTTTGCGCCAGCGTTGAAAAAGCCAAAGAATATATTAAAGCTGGTGATATTTTCCAAGTCGTAATTTCTCAAAGATTATCAACAGAATATAAAGGCGATCCTTTTGCTTTATATCGTTCCCTACGCCAAATCAACCCCTCACCTTACATGGCGTTTTTTAACTTTCAAGACTGGCAAATAATTGGTTCTAGTCCTGAAGTCATGGTTAAAGCAGAACGAGACGAAGAAGGGGGAATAATTGCCACAGTAAGACCAATTGCCGGAACTAGACCAAGGGGAAAAACTACTAAAGAAGATGAAGCTTATGCAACGGATTTATTACAAGATCCTAAAGAAGTTGCAGAACATATCATGTTAGTAGATTTAGGACGCAACGATTTAGGCAGAGTATGTAAAAACGGCACAGTTAAAGTTGATGAATTAATGGTAATTGAACGTTACTCTCATGTGATGCACATTGTTAGTAACGTAGTTGGTAAATTAGCAGATGATAAGACCGCATGGGATTTATTAAAAGCTTCTTTTCCCGCCGGTACTGTCAGTGGTGCGCCAAAAATTCGTGCAATGGAAATTATTAATGAATTAGAACCAACCCGCAGAGGAGTATATTCTGGGGTGTATGGATATTATGACTTTGAAGGACAATTAAATACTGCGATCGCTATTAGAACAATGGTATTAAATAATAATATTGTTACCGTTCAAGCTGGTGCAGGTTTAGTAGCAGATTCCGAACCAGAAAAAGAATACGAAGAAACCCTCAATAAAGCCAGAGGATTATTAGAAGCAATTCGTTGTTTGCGATGA
- a CDS encoding photosystem I reaction center subunit II PsaD, with protein sequence MATLTGQTPLFGGSTGGLLKKAEVEEKYAITWTSPKEQVFEMPTGGAATMRKGENLLYLARKEYGIALGGQLRKFKITDYKIYRILPSGETSFIHPADGVFPEKVNAGRQTVRLVPRRIGQNPSPAQLKFSGKATHDA encoded by the coding sequence ATGGCAACTCTTACTGGACAAACCCCCCTATTCGGCGGTAGCACTGGCGGTCTACTCAAAAAAGCAGAAGTAGAAGAAAAGTACGCTATCACCTGGACTAGCCCCAAAGAGCAAGTTTTTGAAATGCCCACCGGTGGCGCTGCTACAATGCGGAAGGGTGAAAACCTGCTTTACTTGGCTCGCAAGGAGTATGGCATCGCTTTAGGCGGTCAACTTCGTAAATTCAAAATCACCGACTACAAAATTTATCGGATTCTCCCCAGCGGTGAAACCAGTTTCATTCATCCTGCTGATGGTGTCTTCCCTGAAAAGGTAAATGCTGGTCGTCAAACGGTTCGCTTGGTACCCCGCAGAATTGGTCAAAACCCCAGTCCTGCACAACTCAAGTTCAGTGGTAAAGCTACCCACGACGCATAA
- a CDS encoding DICT sensory domain-containing protein: MSISTSVLSDLLQSLPYLRPQLYFKASLTALSHAMEDQVLAATLDQPLIIASFQRERFYRQEAHRYQRLSQRSNQIYVLSAPETEFANSSEYYEKIAFEPDDALSQEWHLVVVADNYATCLVCQENVGSIAKNQQLPEISPGLDMDTARRFEGIWTSERGVSLKAAELILDRIQVYRPDLVGKINKARRRFGIGTVRRDSTTTPLNEYACDIDTDPFVQRLVTYLQASQYKLHKAYRSIAAQARKERLVNSISMAIRRSLDPHAVLEVAAQELGQHLGADRCLIYRAQATDAQTVIEHEFLSPDVVSVQGQTWHLAQNPLFQEITQQGEGICIADTLTDYRVTSSTALSLIVHKFSIRSWLIEPVFSQGRLLGIVELHYCHLPSQEWQPGELDLVKAIATQIGAALIQAEAFANLEELNKQLEALDRTRSNLIAITGHELRTPLSTIQVCLESLASEPDMPLELQQVMLSTALSDSERMRKLVQDFLTLSNLESGRVQWHPESLTLQECVDLALSRLRTRSSTEKIPKIKTQIAATLPLIRADGDWLVEVIAKLIDNACKFTPSQGEITIKAASNRNHEVEVTVTDTGRGIEPNRLEVVFDRFYQEEGALRRTAGGTGLGLAICRQIVNGWNGKIWAESNGKDQGSQFHFTIPIVQASAEEQRPVVKSK; the protein is encoded by the coding sequence ATGAGCATTTCGACTTCTGTGCTGAGTGATTTGCTACAGTCACTACCCTACCTGCGTCCCCAGTTATATTTCAAGGCTTCACTAACCGCGCTCTCCCATGCAATGGAAGATCAGGTTTTGGCGGCCACCTTGGATCAGCCCTTGATTATTGCTAGTTTTCAACGAGAGCGATTCTACCGCCAAGAAGCTCATCGCTATCAGCGCCTTTCTCAAAGAAGTAATCAAATATACGTACTATCTGCACCAGAAACAGAGTTTGCTAATAGCTCGGAATACTATGAAAAAATAGCTTTTGAGCCAGATGATGCTTTAAGTCAAGAGTGGCATTTGGTAGTAGTTGCTGATAACTATGCTACTTGTTTGGTGTGTCAAGAAAACGTTGGCTCAATCGCCAAAAATCAGCAATTACCAGAAATTAGCCCTGGTTTAGATATGGACACAGCGCGAAGATTTGAGGGGATTTGGACTTCCGAGAGAGGAGTCAGTCTCAAAGCCGCAGAATTGATATTAGACAGAATTCAGGTTTACAGACCGGATTTAGTGGGCAAAATTAATAAGGCACGTCGGAGGTTTGGCATCGGCACAGTCAGAAGGGATTCTACAACAACGCCACTCAACGAATATGCTTGTGATATCGATACTGACCCTTTTGTACAGCGATTGGTGACTTACCTGCAAGCTAGTCAGTATAAATTGCATAAAGCCTACCGATCTATTGCAGCCCAAGCCAGGAAAGAAAGGTTGGTAAATTCGATCAGTATGGCAATCAGGCGATCGCTTGATCCACACGCAGTTCTCGAAGTCGCGGCTCAAGAATTAGGGCAACATCTGGGAGCAGATCGCTGTCTAATTTATCGCGCTCAAGCTACTGATGCCCAAACTGTTATTGAACACGAGTTTTTGAGTCCTGATGTTGTCTCTGTGCAAGGTCAAACTTGGCATTTGGCACAAAATCCTTTGTTTCAGGAAATTACACAACAGGGTGAGGGTATCTGTATTGCCGATACACTTACAGATTATCGCGTTACCAGTTCCACAGCACTTTCCTTAATTGTCCACAAGTTCAGTATTCGTTCGTGGCTGATAGAACCAGTTTTCTCTCAGGGACGACTACTGGGGATTGTGGAGTTACATTATTGTCATTTACCATCCCAAGAGTGGCAACCAGGAGAGTTGGATTTGGTCAAAGCGATCGCTACCCAAATAGGAGCCGCACTGATTCAAGCCGAAGCTTTTGCTAACTTAGAAGAACTAAACAAACAGCTAGAAGCTCTAGATCGCACCCGCAGCAACCTCATAGCTATCACTGGACATGAACTGCGTACCCCCCTATCTACCATTCAAGTTTGCTTAGAAAGCCTTGCTAGTGAGCCGGATATGCCTTTAGAGTTGCAGCAGGTTATGCTCAGTACAGCCCTTTCTGACTCCGAAAGAATGCGGAAACTGGTGCAAGATTTTCTCACCCTTTCTAACTTAGAAAGCGGTCGAGTGCAATGGCATCCAGAATCTTTAACCTTACAAGAATGTGTAGATTTAGCCCTCAGCCGACTGCGTACACGGTCATCAACGGAAAAAATCCCGAAAATTAAAACGCAAATAGCCGCAACTTTACCTTTGATTAGGGCTGACGGTGATTGGCTGGTGGAGGTAATAGCAAAACTGATAGACAATGCTTGTAAATTTACACCCTCTCAAGGAGAAATTACCATTAAGGCTGCTAGTAACCGCAATCATGAGGTGGAAGTGACTGTAACCGATACTGGACGCGGAATTGAACCCAACCGCTTAGAAGTAGTTTTTGACCGCTTTTATCAAGAAGAGGGTGCGCTGCGTCGTACTGCTGGAGGTACGGGTCTTGGTTTAGCGATTTGTCGGCAAATAGTCAACGGCTGGAATGGGAAAATTTGGGCAGAGTCCAACGGTAAAGACCAAGGTAGTCAGTTTCATTTCACTATTCCCATTGTTCAAGCTAGTGCAGAGGAACAACGTCCTGTGGTTAAAAGTAAATAG
- a CDS encoding amylo-alpha-1,6-glucosidase, with protein MTPDTLITPDKIVLDGKTFISAENIPIPEWACVVSERPQPTLTVKDDDLFLVTDTMGNISGCSLEDGGPSMGLFCADTRFLSRLELQINGRSPVLLSSTADKGFALSVLCTNPKIDDYLNADTIGIRREIVLNGALFEEIEIANYSTTSITFELSLSFDADFVDLFEVRGYSRKKRGKLLRLVEPTHLEETGDGVVPPATQSHGEESLILAYQGLDGAVMESRIQFQHQLPDYFQGYTAIWRLELASHETKKLGYRLQKLTNNQPSSGVSAATTLAQAKASELMEEQNWVQQITRISSDKSLFNRVIERAEEDMYLLRQSFGKYKTVSAGVPWFSTLFGRDSIITASQTLMLNPQIAQETLMLLAAYQGQEEDEWREEEPGKILHELRMGELARCQEIPHTPYYGTVDATPLWLMLYADYYSWTHDQETLEQLWHNALAAMDWIDRNLQKTGYLSYARKSKGGLINQGWKDSGDCIVNRKGELAKGAIALCEVQAYVYAAKIKLSEIAKVKKRLDLAETWLEEAKNLRVRFNKDFWIEDQDFCALALDGEGNQVDSITSNPGHCLSLGIFTPEKAYSVAERLRAPDMFNGWGIRTLSSLSPAYNPMGYHIGSVWPHDNSLIAMGLRSLGLIDQALELFQGLFNMTSQQSYQRPPELFCGYEMNGDNAPVQYPVACTPQAWATGSVFQLLQMMVNLVPDAQNNCLRIIDPALPESINRLSLHNLRVGGTILDLEFERVGSTTACRVAKKRGNLRVVIEA; from the coding sequence ATGACACCGGATACGTTGATCACCCCAGATAAAATCGTCCTAGATGGAAAAACTTTCATTTCCGCAGAAAACATACCTATTCCAGAATGGGCTTGTGTTGTCAGTGAAAGACCACAGCCAACTTTGACGGTTAAAGATGATGATTTGTTTTTGGTGACAGATACGATGGGGAACATTTCCGGTTGTTCCCTTGAGGATGGTGGTCCCAGTATGGGGCTGTTTTGTGCTGATACCCGGTTTTTAAGTCGTCTAGAGTTGCAGATTAATGGGCGATCGCCTGTTTTGTTGAGTAGCACTGCTGACAAAGGTTTTGCGCTCTCAGTTTTGTGTACTAATCCGAAAATTGATGATTACCTCAATGCCGATACTATTGGCATTCGTCGAGAAATAGTACTCAACGGCGCACTTTTTGAAGAAATAGAAATTGCTAACTACAGCACCACCAGTATCACTTTTGAACTCAGTCTCAGCTTTGATGCTGATTTTGTGGATTTATTTGAAGTCCGGGGTTATAGCCGCAAAAAACGGGGTAAATTATTACGGTTAGTAGAGCCAACACACTTAGAAGAAACAGGTGATGGTGTTGTACCCCCAGCCACTCAATCACATGGGGAAGAATCCCTCATACTGGCTTATCAAGGTTTAGATGGTGCGGTGATGGAATCCCGGATACAATTCCAGCATCAACTACCAGATTATTTCCAAGGTTACACTGCGATTTGGCGGTTAGAGTTAGCTTCTCACGAAACTAAAAAGCTGGGTTATCGGTTGCAGAAGTTAACCAATAATCAGCCCAGTTCTGGTGTGAGTGCTGCTACTACGTTGGCACAAGCAAAAGCTTCTGAGTTGATGGAAGAGCAAAATTGGGTACAACAAATTACCCGCATTAGCTCAGATAAAAGTCTTTTCAATCGAGTGATTGAAAGGGCTGAAGAAGATATGTATTTGTTACGCCAATCTTTTGGCAAGTATAAAACTGTTTCGGCTGGTGTACCTTGGTTTTCAACATTGTTTGGGCGGGATTCTATTATTACCGCTTCCCAAACTTTGATGTTAAATCCCCAAATTGCTCAAGAAACTTTGATGCTATTGGCAGCATATCAAGGTCAAGAGGAAGACGAGTGGCGGGAAGAAGAACCAGGCAAGATTTTACACGAATTACGGATGGGAGAACTAGCACGCTGTCAAGAAATTCCCCATACACCTTATTACGGAACAGTTGATGCAACTCCTCTATGGTTGATGTTGTATGCTGACTACTATTCTTGGACTCATGATCAAGAAACTTTAGAGCAACTTTGGCACAATGCTTTAGCGGCAATGGATTGGATTGATCGGAATCTCCAAAAAACAGGCTATCTCAGCTATGCTCGTAAATCAAAAGGTGGTTTGATTAACCAAGGTTGGAAAGATTCTGGCGATTGTATTGTTAACCGCAAAGGAGAATTAGCTAAAGGGGCGATCGCTCTTTGTGAGGTGCAAGCTTATGTCTATGCTGCCAAAATTAAATTATCAGAAATTGCTAAGGTGAAAAAACGCCTAGATTTAGCAGAAACTTGGTTAGAAGAAGCTAAAAATCTCAGAGTTAGATTTAACAAAGATTTTTGGATTGAGGATCAAGATTTTTGTGCTTTGGCTTTAGATGGTGAAGGAAATCAAGTAGATAGTATTACTTCTAATCCTGGACATTGTTTATCTTTGGGAATTTTTACCCCAGAAAAAGCATACAGCGTAGCAGAAAGATTGCGAGCGCCTGATATGTTTAATGGTTGGGGAATTAGAACTTTAAGTAGTTTGTCACCAGCTTATAATCCCATGGGTTATCACATTGGTTCTGTCTGGCCGCATGATAATTCTTTGATTGCGATGGGATTGCGATCTTTGGGTTTGATTGATCAAGCTTTGGAATTATTCCAAGGTTTGTTTAATATGACTTCTCAGCAATCTTATCAACGTCCACCAGAACTATTTTGCGGTTATGAAATGAATGGGGATAATGCTCCTGTACAGTATCCTGTTGCTTGTACACCCCAAGCTTGGGCTACGGGTAGTGTCTTTCAATTATTGCAAATGATGGTGAATTTAGTTCCAGACGCACAAAATAATTGTTTGCGAATTATTGACCCCGCTTTGCCAGAATCAATCAATCGTTTATCGTTGCACAATTTGCGTGTTGGTGGGACTATTTTGGATTTGGAATTTGAGCGAGTTGGTAGCACTACCGCTTGTCGAGTTGCAAAAAAACGGGGTAATTTGCGCGTGGTGATTGAAGCTTAA
- a CDS encoding FG-GAP-like repeat-containing protein has protein sequence MFELSFYSQQGAISTPHNHQGFGDFQDPLYVLNSSGSSQLLADTQLIINTVIQSIDATKDILTGLNSNSQIDGILNVAFGQDYQTDLADEILQHLAQNNFTNAPEIKLVSGQNFNGAYAKETNTIYLSQEFVAANLGNLGTVTGVLLEEFGHYIDGQINVLDAAGDEGNILSRLLQGQSISGAELLSLKLEDDHDFLVVDGLSVGIEKNDSLSTAENLGTLGYASYGKSGWVGGNVPNDYYRFQINGLTKVSLNLVNLQSDVDIKLLGADKKMIYSSTKSGTSNESISSQLAAGTYYIHVYSYSGNSNYNLGINTMLGRLNPSTDVDGDGKADAIVSNDNGVTVRRSTGTGFSGNETWTEIGYSGTKGAWFADVTGDGRADAIVSNADGIYVRRSDGTKFLPNEKWTEIGYGGTYGTWFADVTGDGRADAIVSNADGIYVRRASSDGTRFLPNEKWTEIGYSGTQGTFFADVTGDGKADAIVSNNNWVTVRRSTGTGFSGNERWTDIGYGGTNGAWYEDATGDGKADAIVSNADGIYVRRSTGTGFSGNEKWTEIGYGGTQGTFFGDVTGDGKADAIVSNINWVTVRRSTGIGFSGNEQWTEIGYGGTKGTFIGKVRADFSPITRAEYLTRLYRNSSSGFSGASASRFYEDNLSHGAIDSTDNQGSYNVYSLVGGQIKFIGEDSNRGKYIDVWNNILQRTFRYLHFDSFNPNLRLGSYISQGDWLGIEGNTGYSFGRHTHIESRLTNGTRENPLITLGRAKGLGLII, from the coding sequence ATGTTTGAGCTATCTTTTTACTCTCAACAAGGGGCAATTTCTACCCCCCACAACCATCAGGGTTTCGGCGATTTTCAAGATCCTTTATATGTCCTAAATTCCTCTGGTTCTTCTCAATTACTTGCTGATACGCAACTGATTATTAATACTGTTATTCAGTCAATTGATGCAACTAAAGATATCCTGACTGGACTAAATAGCAATTCTCAAATTGATGGAATCTTGAATGTTGCTTTTGGTCAAGATTATCAAACAGATTTGGCTGATGAAATACTTCAACATTTAGCGCAAAATAATTTTACTAATGCACCAGAGATCAAATTAGTATCTGGTCAAAATTTTAATGGTGCTTATGCTAAGGAAACAAATACTATTTATCTATCTCAGGAATTTGTAGCGGCTAATTTGGGTAATCTTGGTACTGTTACAGGAGTGTTATTAGAGGAGTTTGGGCATTATATAGATGGTCAAATTAATGTGCTAGATGCTGCTGGGGATGAAGGGAATATTTTATCGCGGTTGTTGCAGGGGCAAAGTATTAGTGGTGCGGAATTATTATCACTTAAACTTGAGGATGATCATGATTTTCTAGTTGTTGATGGGTTGAGTGTTGGAATTGAGAAAAACGATAGTCTCAGTACCGCTGAAAATTTGGGAACACTTGGCTACGCTAGTTATGGCAAAAGCGGTTGGGTAGGTGGTAATGTACCTAATGATTATTATCGCTTTCAGATTAATGGATTAACTAAAGTTTCCCTAAATCTAGTTAATCTCCAATCTGATGTAGATATCAAGCTCTTAGGTGCTGATAAAAAGATGATTTATTCCTCTACTAAGAGCGGTACTTCTAATGAGAGTATTTCTAGTCAATTAGCTGCTGGTACTTACTATATCCATGTTTATTCTTATAGTGGTAATAGTAACTATAATTTAGGCATTAATACCATGCTAGGTCGTCTTAATCCTTCAACTGATGTAGATGGCGATGGAAAAGCTGATGCTATTGTTTCCAATGATAATGGGGTAACAGTAAGACGTTCAACAGGTACAGGGTTCTCTGGTAATGAAACATGGACGGAAATTGGTTATAGCGGAACTAAGGGAGCTTGGTTTGCAGATGTAACAGGAGATGGAAGAGCCGATGCTATCGTTTCTAACGCAGATGGAATTTATGTTAGACGTTCGGATGGAACAAAATTTTTACCTAATGAGAAATGGACAGAAATCGGTTACGGTGGAACTTATGGAACATGGTTTGCGGACGTAACAGGAGACGGAAGGGCTGATGCCATTGTTTCTAATGCAGATGGAATCTATGTTAGACGTGCAAGTTCAGATGGAACAAGATTTTTACCCAATGAGAAATGGACGGAAATTGGTTACAGTGGAACTCAAGGAACATTCTTTGCTGATGTAACAGGGGATGGAAAAGCTGATGCTATTGTTTCTAATAACAACTGGGTAACTGTGAGACGTTCAACAGGTACAGGTTTTTCTGGTAATGAAAGATGGACTGATATTGGTTACGGAGGTACTAATGGTGCCTGGTATGAGGATGCAACAGGGGATGGAAAAGCTGATGCTATCGTTTCTAATGCAGATGGAATTTATGTTAGACGTTCAACAGGTACAGGGTTCTCTGGTAATGAGAAATGGACGGAAATTGGTTATGGAGGTACTCAAGGAACATTCTTTGGCGATGTAACAGGGGATGGAAAAGCTGATGCTATCGTTTCTAATATTAATTGGGTAACTGTGAGACGTTCAACAGGTATAGGGTTTTCTGGTAATGAACAATGGACAGAAATTGGTTATGGGGGAACTAAAGGAACATTTATTGGTAAGGTTAGAGCCGATTTTTCTCCCATTACTAGAGCCGAATATCTAACTCGCTTGTATCGTAATTCATCTAGTGGTTTTAGTGGAGCAAGTGCATCAAGATTCTATGAAGATAATTTATCTCATGGAGCGATTGATTCTACAGATAATCAGGGGAGTTACAATGTCTATTCTCTAGTTGGTGGACAAATTAAGTTTATTGGAGAGGATAGCAATCGTGGTAAATATATTGATGTTTGGAACAATATTTTGCAAAGAACATTCCGTTACCTTCACTTTGATTCATTTAACCCTAATTTAAGATTGGGTTCTTATATTTCTCAAGGCGACTGGTTAGGAATTGAAGGAAATACTGGATATTCATTTGGTCGCCATACTCATATTGAATCAAGGTTAACCAATGGTACAAGAGAAAATCCATTAATTACGCTTGGAAGAGCAAAAGGACTGGGATTAATTATTTAG